CAGATGTTCTTCAGCGTGGGGCTCCTCCTGCTCCCCCTGCTGGCCTATTTCATCACAGACTGGCGCTGGCTGCAGGTGGTCATCACCGTTCCCTACTTCCTCTACATCTTGTACTATTGGTAAGATGTGCTAAATTATCGACGAACAGGGAACTTTACCCCGACACTATTATCCTTGCCCACCTTTATCCGTAACTTAAAGACTTTACGCGGTAAGATCTTTACACAGAAACTAGAAACTTTGCCCAGGGAATTTTACTCGGGGAAACAACGACTTACCAAAGAACTAGTACCGTGAATGTAGTTAATTAACAGGTAACTTAACCATTCCAAGTACCTCACGATGTGGTATATTCCTCAAATATTGCAAATTGCTAAATATCTTCATCTTTGCTGTTGTCTCATCCCGGTAGGTTCATCCCAGAATCTCCAAGATGGCTGCTGTCGCAGAACAGGAAGTCCGAAGCTGTGGCGATCACTGAGGCAATGGCCAAGGAGAACAACAAGACCCTGTCCAAAAACATTGAGGTCTGATCTCAAGTCCGACATTAGCGGCACGAATCCGGCTTTCATCCCCCTTTCGCTTTGCCTGCGTCGTAGACGCTGACGGACGACAACGCCGACTCGTCGTCCTCAGCCTCCATGATGGACCTGATCCGGACACCCAAAATGAGGAAGCACACCTTCATCCTCAGCTACAACTGGTCCGTTCCCAACCGTGATGTGCAACTGTGGAAATATTCTGCAACTTTTTCTTCCACCCTTCTGGAATGGGCCGTGTTCCGCGCTTTATGTCAATTACATATCTGAAAGATCAGTCCAAAGAAATCTAAAACCGCTGGCTGCACGGAGACCACTGCTGCCATTATTAGGGCTCAGGTAAAAGTTCAAGTTCCCAGATAAAGTGTGTAGTTTGAGAGTGAAGTGCGACTGTAAATTCTGAATACCTACGTATAGCTAATACCTAGCTCCCAGGCACGTGTCATTTCTGTTCTGAACTTTAGCGCCTGTAAACTCTCGATCAACTGTCTCTTGCGCCGCCATCAGGTAACGCGTACACACCGCAGGGGTGAAACTCATCACTTCAGTGCGATGTCGTCGTAGGTTCACCAGCGCTGTGGTCTACCAAGGTCTGATCATGCGTCTGGGCATCATGGGGGGAAACGTCTACATCAGCTTCCTGATCTCCGCCCTGGTGGAGTTCCCCGCCGCCTTCCTCATCCTCTTCACCATCGAGCGCATGGGCCGCCGACTCCCCTTCGCCGCCGCCAACGGTGTGGCCGGAGCCGCCTGCTTCATCACCGCCTTTCTGCATGACGGTGAGGGCCGCTGCAATCTGTTTTTCCTCGACTTGAGGTACCCTCGGTCAGGACTCTTCTGGCACCCCCAGGCTGGTTGAAGACGGCAGTGGCGTGCGTGGGCCGGCTGGGCATCACCATGACGTTCGAGATGGTCGTCTTCGTCAACACTGAACTCTACCCGACTTTTGTCAGGTGAAACCGTCATCACCGAGGCTTGTGGAGCTGAAGTAAATCTCTCCCCCCGACGCCTCAAAGGTTGCACGATCTAGAAGGTTATCAGTCTGCGGTTTTAGCCTGATCGGCAAGTGTACTCCAACTCTCAAGAAGTCAGGCAGGAGTAGTACAAATTCACTTCTCGGAATGAAGAATGGGTGGCGTTACACTTGCTTGCGTTAAAACTCGCACTTAAAAGTTTCCTGATGCTAGGTCACGGGTAAAGTTCCAAGTTCATGAATAAAGTTACTGGTTCCTAGGAGAAAGTTCCAGTTTACAGATAAAGTTATTGGTTCCTGGGTGAAGCTTATGGTTCATTAGTAAAGCACTTCTTAGTGGGTTAAGTTTATAGTTTGAATTCTCAAGTTAAATTACTAGTTGTTGGGTTCTTTGAGTTGAGTGTCCTCAACCCAAAACTCTTTAAGGCTTTTTTCAGGTAAAACCTTCCCTTGAAATGGCGAATGCGCTAGGAACCTTACTCAGGAATCACCCACTAACATAATGAACCAGTTTACTCACACGGGAAGTAGTAACTACCCAGGAGCTGGGGATTTAACCCAGGAACTGGGAACTGTACCTGGGAACCAGAATTTTCCTCTGGCCTTACACAGTAAACCACAGATTTTATCTGGGAACTCGGGACTTTACACGGGAGTTAGAGACTTGACACTAGAGCTACGAGATTTACTTGATTTTCTCGTAATCTTGACCGCCCCCCCCACGGTTCCGAGGTCAAGTCTTTATTCGCTTTTAGTGGTTTCATTCCCGAGTAAACTCCCGACTTACCGGGTAAAGTTTTTATTTCCTGGGTAAAGTTGTTGGTCGCTGAGACGTTTCTAAAGTTCCCTGTCTTAAGGAATCTGGGTGTGTCAGTGTGTTCCACGCTGTGTGACGTGGGGGGTATCGTGGCCCCCTTCCTGCTCTACCGGCTGGCTGTCATCTGGTTGGAGCTGCCCCTCATCATATTTGGTAAGCGCACCGTACTAGCATGCTTGAAGTAGCTAaactttagaatttttttttcccccttttaggCTTTCTAGCATTCTTGGCCGGCGGTTTGGTCTTGATGCTTCCGGAAACCCGCGGAGTCCCGCTGCCCGACACCATCGACGATGTCGAACACCCAGAAAAGTGAGTCACAGGAAGTTAAGTTTGTAGTTGCTgagttaaattgttttttttctcagaatctCTTTGCTCCTGAGTAAAGTTCCGAACTCCTACGTAGAGTTTCCTGTTCCCAGATAAAGCTCCTAGTTCTTTGTAGCTTGCTGAGGCTCATGCTAACTGTGCGTGTAAATTCCCTGCCGCTGGTGAGCATGATGAGGATTTTGTCGTGTTTAGGATGAAGCAGAAAGCGAcagagaagcagcagcagcagttgtCCAGCAAGCTGCTCCCCAACACCAACGGCAGCATTTCCACCAACCGAGAACCCGCGAGTGTCTGAGCACTTTTTCCTGAATCCGTTTAATTTATTTATGCCGCAAACTAGTCGACACTTCACGTGATAAGATCACACTGCCTTTCTGAAGCAGCATGTGGGTCATTACCGCAGGTTCCTGTCATGCCTTCCTAGTCCCTGTGTGACTGCAGCTTGTCAGGGGATTCTGGTTGTTCTGCTTGCCAGTGTTGTCTGCTGTGTAAAATTTCTCCCTTTCAAGGAATAAACCAGTAAGACCAATCTTGGCGTATCCCCAGTGTTTATTACAGTCACGTAGAAACGATTTGAGATGAGGCTGACTTTGCTTTCTTCTGTAATCAAGCTTCGATTCTTTTACTTCCTGTCGACTTCAGTTGGCTTTGATGGTTCGGTCAATCCAGTCCACGAACTTGGAGACGCGCGCGTAGACGCCGGGCTTCATGGCATTTGCGCAGCCCAAACCCCAGGACGTGACGCCCTGCAGGATGAACTTTTTCTGCGCTTTACACACGAGAGGACCCCCGCTGTCGCCCTGCGGGTGTAGAGGGTTGCCAGGGGCGTCGCGTGAGAACCGCTGACTCTCAAACGACTCTCGGCAACAATGAGGGTCCGGAGTTACCTGGCAACTGTCGGTGCCGCCGTCGATGTTTCCGGCGCACATTTCGTGATCTCTCACTCGGCCGTTCAGGTACGAGGGACGGTTGCAGATCTTGTTCTCGATGACTGGAAAGCCCGTTTCCTTTAGGATGCCCTCGCCGCCCGTACCTGGTAACCGGCAGCCGTCAAATGAATAcgtcacagcgtgttttcaggaatggcttcttgagacttttatgggtctactcatgatagacatgcCTACCAAAATATCATCTTGCTAG
This genomic window from Syngnathoides biaculeatus isolate LvHL_M chromosome 23, ASM1980259v1, whole genome shotgun sequence contains:
- the slc22a2 gene encoding solute carrier family 22 member 2; the protein is MTSFDDILEEVGAFGGCQKRIFALFCLVSVPWAGVYVGIVFQGFTPDHWCRDGAVERWRVSCDRTPADGRRLTAPLVNVSGELQRSSCEQYDVDWNATLACDTQKLDLSGTPTKPCAGGWEYDYEGRRSFVTEFDLVCDDAWLMDMFQAVLNVGFLLGSIAIGYLADRFGRKLSFVMSNVFNGVAGILVAVAPNYVSMLIFRMLFGFGVKGGWMAGYVLITEIVGVESRRTVGVVYQMFFSVGLLLLPLLAYFITDWRWLQVVITVPYFLYILYYWFIPESPRWLLSQNRKSEAVAITEAMAKENNKTLSKNIETLTDDNADSSSSASMMDLIRTPKMRKHTFILSYNWFTSAVVYQGLIMRLGIMGGNVYISFLISALVEFPAAFLILFTIERMGRRLPFAAANGVAGAACFITAFLHDGWLKTAVACVGRLGITMTFEMVVFVNTELYPTFVRNLGVSVCSTLCDVGGIVAPFLLYRLAVIWLELPLIIFGFLAFLAGGLVLMLPETRGVPLPDTIDDVEHPEKMKQKATEKQQQQLSSKLLPNTNGSISTNREPASV